The genomic interval ctctttcatttcagattttgtttatatgagtcttttctcttttttccttagtgaatctagccAGGGGGTTGTCAAttaaccagctctttgttgtattagtttttctgtagtttttacgttctctatttcatttagttctgctctaatttttactctttcttctgctgactttgggttgcctttgttcttctttttctagttccttaagatgtgatgttaggtagTTCACTCGGGATTgctcttgtttcttcatataatcctgtaatgatataaagttttctcttattactgctttggctgcatcccagaaattttgatatgtcgtgtagtcattttcacttgtttgtatatatctttttatctctgctttttttcctttgattcagtcagtttttagaagtattttgtttaatattcacatttttgtgggttcctttactttcttttttgcagttgaattctaataaTGCCTATATTTTCAATATacaagtttttaatttgtttttagtttgtaGTCTATAGTAGTCAATATTTCATGTCCTGTGGATAAGCTACCCCTCCCTTAATTTTCAGTCCAACTCCCACCCTGAGAAGGCACTTATTATCTCAACAGAAATGATATAATCCAAAGGGCAGGCTGAGGTCTCAAAAGTTGATACCTAATAGCACATATTTCATCTCTTAGGAttctcataataattttttttattttataaatttttattaattttaatggggtgaaattaataaatcagggtacatatgttcaaagaaaacatctccaggttatcttgtcattcaattatgttgcatacccgccACCCAAAGTataattgtcctctgtcaccttctatctggttttctttgtgcccctcccctcccccctctctctccctcttctccctcccccctgtaaccaccacactcttgtccatgtctcttagtcttgtttttatgtcccacctatgtatggaatcatgcagttcttagttttttctgatttacttattttactccgtataatgttttcaagatccatccattttgttgtaaatgatccaatgtcatcatttcttatggctgagttatattccatagcatatatgaaccacatcttctttatccattcatctattgaagggctttttggttgttttcatgtcttggccactgtgaacaatattaatttttattatactgaCTTTCCATTTGAAAAAACAGAATCTACAGGAGTTAAGCAAATTGCCAAAGGACATATTTTTAGTGAGGGGCAAAGTCATAGTCTGGAACCAAACTTGCCTCTTCTGACTTTTTATTGTGTTCGCACATTTTCATTATACCTTattacccacttttttttttcttttttcttttttgtttttttaaagctggaaacggagagagacagtcagacagactcccgcatgcgcccaaccaggatcatTACCCACTTTTGAAGAAATATATACTCACCTCCGGCAAGAGGGAAACAGCTTCCCTTTACTCACCCTCTTTATTCCTTACAGAGATGCTTAGATTTAAAGTACTAGTAGGTCTTTCAAAGAGCTTGTAAAGGATTTCAAAGGAGATACCTCAAAAGCAGACATCAAGATACTTATAGAGGCACTTCAAGTTGCTGGTCAGGTGAGGACATCTCAGATATCTTCCTGGCCCTAGCCAAGGAAGGATCACCTGCATAAAGGTAGCTGGTTGGGCACATATGCATTGTGTCAGAGAGTGGGAATCATTTCTAACCAGCCAACCCCTACTTGGCTCAGTCCATTCACAGCTCCAGGTCATGTTCCCATGTCCCTGGGTTGACCCATACCTTCTCCATACCTGCTCCCCCCTGTGAGGTCCAGCTTGAATCCTCTCTCTAGATTcactcctcttcttttctctaccAGGGATTattattgtctctctctctctctttaatattttcccccattgatttgagtgtgagtgaaagtgagaaagagaagagaaaggaagtgagagagagagagaaaagggagagagagaaggagaaacatgAATTCATTATTTCACTCAGTTCCATTTAcgtagttgtgcactcattgattgcttctcgtatgttctTTGGGGCTCAAACCTGCACCCTCGGTGTGCTGGgatgactctatccactgagccacttgacCAGACTGTCTCTGTTTTTAATCTCCATTCTTCaatcttcctttcttcttgaGTCTCCTCTCTCTTTTAGTTGTCAGAAGATGATATTATACAAACTCTGACCTTCATAAAGTGTGAAATACTAAATGGCAAGTTGGCAACATGGTTGTGCCAGAAAATAACAGATGCCCTTATCAACTCTCTGAGGACAGAGGTGAGGAGCCCATGCCTCTGAGTTGGGGGTTTTGGAGGAAGAACGGATCCAGGGACTAAATGCAGCAGCTCCTTTGGAGGGTGATGGCACTCGGAAAGTAAGTGGTATCTGGGATATGAGCACCTAAGGTTTCCAACAATTTACTAGAGCCTGTCTCTTGTACCCTGAACAAGTCTCAAGCACAGTGACCTAGAAGATACAGTAGTGAAGTCAGAGGGTAAGGTGAAAGAAGTGAGATGGAAAGCAGGGAAGGATTTAGGCATTTGGCCTCAAAACCTGACCTGGTCCTTACATGGTGTCCTAAGCCTGGGATATCTTAGGCAGTCACCTTTGTTACTGCAACTCAACTAACATCTCAGTCTATTTACTCACCAATTTAAATCCACCCACTTGTCTGCTAGCCCAACTTTGGGTTGAACATTCATGACATCTACCTATTCAACTATCCGCATAGTTTTGTGCTTTCCTGACACTGGGTAAACCTGTTTTCTTGGTTAACTGCCTACATACATGCCAGTTTACCTGCTTTCCTTGAAACACCTGATTTCTGATCGGGAGCCCTGACCTACCAAGGGAGTTTTCAAAGTTGCCTCCACACTCTGCCCACCTTTATGATGGTTCACTTGCTGCTGTAGGGAGAGCTCTGTGCTCTGGAAACACCAATCCCCACTCCCACTCCAACgcacaagccagagactttgCAGATATTTTCATTTACTGTCCTGTGGCACACTCTAGGAAGCTCTTGTCCTCCATCAAGGGGAAAGTGTATGTTGAATGGGGCCATAGAATAAGATAGGTTAGTTCCTGCCCTCTAGATAGAGTATCACTTACTGACCAAAACTGATTCTCAGAAGCTGAGGGACTCATCTTGCAGATTAGCCTTGGaacaattctttctctttctagatGCCAGAGGGAGAACTGGAGATGTTGTGCAATGCAGTCCTGATGGCGCTGGTGTCCCAGTCTCCAGAATGGTCATCGACAAGCTATGGGATCAACTGCATGTGCACAGTCTGCCTCCAAGGAGTCTCCTGGCTGTAGTGGAGAAGCTCACTCTCTCTGAAGGTATTGCTTGCTCCCTGTGGTGGAAGAGTTCAAGTCTGAGAACAGGAAAGCCTACTGAGGGGTGCTGTATGGAATCTGAATAAAGCTTTATCCTCCTGACTCCTTTCCCTGGCCAGCTTCATTCAGTGCTGCCATCGGTGCATGtgtagggaggggagggacaaaGGAGGATCCCTGTGGGGCTGCTGGGAACCCAGGAGGGAGGTCACAGGGACCTGGGATGGCTCAGCAGTGCATGTACGGGGCACGGGGGGGCTGTGGTGCTGGAAGTAGGACTTGCCAacaaagatggagagagaagtCTGACTAGAAAGCCTTCAACAGcggtggggaggggaaaagagaagtgAGGCAGGCTTTGCTTTGGGGAACCTGGAGTTTTGAAattgattaaaggtttggaagGTAATAGTGTAGTAGGATGAGGCAGAGAATCCTTGTATAACCTCCATCCTGGCAGCTTTGGTGACAGCACAGGTTCTCCTACCCATTCCACTCCCTTTTCTCAATCACCACGTGTGAAAACAACACACAAGTCATTGGGCAAATGACAGTACATGCCCTTTCTTTGCCACTTGAGTTGGGGCCAGAGAGAAGTTGGGGGAAGTCAGCTGGCCTTCTGGGCATTAGGTTCAAAGTGACCAGGCATGTGGGTGGGGTTGCACCACAGGCTCAGGGGACAGAGCAACAGAAGCTGGAAGCACATCTCTCAGTCTAGTCGGGGCAGATGTTCTCTCTTCAGGACAGTGACGAGCCTCTGGCAGCACAGCTTTGTTCCTTCAGGGTTTAAGGGTGTGCAGATATAGGGTGTGGTGGTACCTTGCATGCATGTGTAGTGCTAACATCCACTATTGAGCATACCTTTCCCAGAAGCCCTGTGAGGTGGTCACATTAGAAACTATTCCTATTTAACAGGTGAGGAAGCTGAAACTAGGataaattaagtaacttgctccaGGTTGTCCAAACTCTGGAGGTAGAGCTAGGATCAGCACTCAAGCCTTCTGGCCCCTAATCAATAAGATTTTCTACAGGAAGGCAGGGACTCCTCTCCCTGAGATAGGGATGTTCTGCACTCTTCCAGGTGGAGCTTCCTACCTGTTTCTCACATGGAAATACATTCTGTGCCATCTGAGGATGATCCAAGAGGAGGATGACATGTTAACAATGTGCCAAGGTGAGGGTCTGGAGGGCCTGGGCAAGGCTTtttggaatcggggaggcagaaAAGAAGGCCAGAAATGGGCTGGATCCCTCTAAATGTGGATCCCATaaggctgtggaaggggaaaatgAAGGCTGGGAGCAGGCCAGGTGTGAGTTGGTGCTCTTCCTCATCTGACCTTTCTTGGCTGATTTGGGGCAAGAAGCAAGGTTGACGGGGACACTGTAGGTGTTGACAgcctttctctttcactttccctGCCTGTTCTGGGTGCACTAGGAATGGTCGGAAAGGAAAGAGTTGGCCAGGTGGTGGATGGGTTGTGTTTCTCAGCACAGGACTCCAAAAGCCCTTTAGAGTCAGGGAGGAGACTCTGTTCACAGGTGTGTGTCCTTCTGCTTGTGGGAAGGCAAGGTGGCAGACAGTCCTAACTCCCTGATCCCCTCACAGTACTCTCCGCCTTGGTCATCTGTGCCTGGAAGCATTTGGGCACTGGGAATTATGAAGTGAAGGGCACCGATCGAAAGGTAGTGTCCATCATGGCCTACCTCACCTTCCGGATCCTCTTCAACTGCTGGACTTTTAATGGAAAACCCCAGGTGGGTGTGGGCGATAGCAGGGTTTGGGTGGATGGGCTGACAGAGTAAGGCCTGAGCCAAAGGTGGGAAAGGGCAACGTCTGTCCACTTGCTGATGGAGGGCTGACTCACCAAGCTGGGcttaatttgttaatattttattgaggttttTTGTGTTTCTGGTCATGAGAAATGTTGACttgtagctttctttctttttttctgttttgcagtCTTTGTTGATTTGTGTATCAAGTTAATatttgcttcataaaatgagttaggaagtgTTCCCTTTTCTAACTCATGAAAGATTCTGagtaaattaatattatttcttctttaggtgtttagtagaattcaccatTAATACCATCTTGACATAGAGatttttcttttaggaatttttttgtttgtttgtttttgtatttttctgaagctggaaatggggagagacagtcagacagactcccgcatgcacccgactgggatccacctggcacgcccaccaggggcgacgctctgcccaccagggggcgatgctctgccccaccggggagtcgctctgccgcgaccagagccactctagggcctggggcagaggccaaggagccatccccagcgcccgggccatctttgctccaatggagccttagctgcaggaggggaagagagagacagagaggaaggaggagggggtggagaagcaaatgggcgcttctcctatgtgccctggccaggaatcgaacccgagtcccccgcacgccaggccgacgctctaccgctgagccaaccggccagggcctcttttaggaaattttttaaatcttcatgtTCAGTCTATAAAGGAGTTATAGGACTATTCAGACTACCTGTTTTATCCTGAGTTTTAGTTTATGTAAAActgatcatttccattttatctaaCTTGTTGAATTTATGTGGGAGTTGTTTATAGTATTCCTTATTATGCTTTTAATGTCTGCAGAgagttttcattcttgtgttttcttttctgctttgtcTGTCTTACTAGAAGTTTATTAATAgtattgatcttttaaaagaaccaactttttgttttttctattcattctcttcatatttttctctatgtttttgttttcaatttcattgatttttcatattatctgttgtattttcttttactaGCTTTgaatttattagattttttttaaagtttttttttcctaagtggaAACTTAGATTATTGATAATTCTccttttctaatataaatatttagtgcTATACATTTTCCTTATGACACTACTTTAGCTGCATCCCATGCATAGTGTTGCATTTTCattattcagttcaaaatataaTGCATTGTGTTTCAAGTGAAATTACTCATAATTATATTGCTCAAGCAGATTACACATACTTTACCCTGGAATCTGTGAATGGAGTGATTATTCTTTGTTACTCCCAAGTTCTCTTTCTGCTGAAGAATGGGAAGAGGTGAGTAGGAAAGGAACATTGGGGTATGTTGACCCACTGAAGTGAATCAGAGTCGATATAATTTTGAGAGCCACTGCTTTAACCTGAAAGAAGGGGGTGTAGGAATAGAGATTTCTGGCACCTAGATGAGAGAAAAACTGGAGGCTGGAGGACTGAAGGCCTCTGGTGCCAGGCCCACATGTAACCTGCCTCTTGGCAACAGAGGTCCACCTGTCAGAAGTCTTGCCCCAATACTTTGCCACAGCCAGGTTCAAGAATAcctttctgccctggccagttggctcagtggtagagcgtcgacctggcgtgcggaagtcccaggttcgattcctggccagggcacacaggagaggtgcccatctgcttctccacccccccctccttcctctctgtctctctcttcccctcccgcagccgaggctccattggagcaaaaagatggcccgggcgctggggatggctccttggcctct from Saccopteryx leptura isolate mSacLep1 chromosome 2, mSacLep1_pri_phased_curated, whole genome shotgun sequence carries:
- the LOC136393172 gene encoding uncharacterized protein isoform X2 encodes the protein MVVPENNRCPYQLSEDRDARGRTGDVVQCSPDGAGVPVSRMVIDKLWDQLHVHSLPPRSLLAVVEKLTLSEGGASYLFLTWKYILCHLRMIQEEDDMLTMCQVLSALVICAWKHLGTGNYEVKGTDRKVVSIMAYLTFRILFNCWTFNGKPQLLDKWHNSQRIHEPERAMWCAASTSVDAAALFGLLGERGNLKGPGLTTDLHLHHLNGEASGNSTGHRTTLGCLQTSPSQILCCFKSPLQTT
- the LOC136393172 gene encoding uncharacterized protein isoform X1, yielding MPRWRPVRMVVPVLLPSNHKLFQRSDLEAPWPLGSGYGATVDARGRTGDVVQCSPDGAGVPVSRMVIDKLWDQLHVHSLPPRSLLAVVEKLTLSEGGASYLFLTWKYILCHLRMIQEEDDMLTMCQVLSALVICAWKHLGTGNYEVKGTDRKVVSIMAYLTFRILFNCWTFNGKPQLLDKWHNSQRIHEPERAMWCAASTSVDAAALFGLLGERGNLKGPGLTTDLHLHHLNGEASGNSTGHRTTLGCLQTSPSQILCCFKSPLQTT
- the LOC136393172 gene encoding uncharacterized protein isoform X3; the encoded protein is MVIDKLWDQLHVHSLPPRSLLAVVEKLTLSEGGASYLFLTWKYILCHLRMIQEEDDMLTMCQVLSALVICAWKHLGTGNYEVKGTDRKVVSIMAYLTFRILFNCWTFNGKPQLLDKWHNSQRIHEPERAMWCAASTSVDAAALFGLLGERGNLKGPGLTTDLHLHHLNGEASGNSTGHRTTLGCLQTSPSQILCCFKSPLQTT